The stretch of DNA GCGAAGGCAGCGTGGTCGCGCGCTTTATCGAGAGCGCGCGGATCGACGCTGGCGGCTGCGTGCGTGCCGAACGCGGCATCCGCCAGGCCGAGGTGAATGCCGGCGACAGCGTGCTGGTCGAATCGGGCGGCATCAGCGGTGGCAAGACCTGTGCATTGCAGCGCATTCAGGCCGCCGTCCTTGGACAGCCGTCCGGTCTGCCGACCGTGCTGCAGGCCGGTTTCCATCCCGGCGTGCAGGCCGCGCACCAGGAAGCCGAGCAGGCGCGCAAGCACAAGCTGGATGAGCTGGGCAAACTGCTGCAGGTGCTGATCTTCATGGAGCAGCACCGCGACAAGTCCACCCCGGAGATGCTGGAGAAAATCCAGCGCAGTATCGGGCAGATGAAGGGCGAACTGGCCGAGATCGGCTTCAGGCTGGCCGACCTCGAACAGCGGATGACGCTGTCGGGCGGCGCCACGGTGGTGGCGGGCAAGCGCTTTCACGTCGGCGTCGAAATCCGCATCGGCCATCGGCGGCTGGTGATCGACGAGGACCGTATCGGCGGCAAGGCGTGGCTGAAGGGCTCGCAGGTCGAGATCGACTGAGTCGTCCGGAATCTGCGGTCTCGGCAGGCAGATCGTGTCGGGCAGACCGTCGAAGTGGCGGTCGCACGATGGTTGGAACGATGCTGTGCGCTTGATCCGGAAACCTGTTCTCCAGCACATTGCCGATGGCACATGGATGCCTTGAGACTTGGCCGGATACGCCGCTCAATCCGCGACGTAAATCATCCACGACACGCCGAAGCGGTCCTCGACCATGCCGAAACACGGTGAGAAAAAGGTCCTGGCCAGCGGCATCTGCACCTTGCCGCCATCGCCCAGTGCCGTGAACAGCCGCCCGGCTTCGGCCGGGTCGGCCGGCGTCAGCGACAGTGAGAAGCCCTGGAAGCTGGCCTGCCCCTGACAGTTGCCATCCGAGGCCATCAGCGTGGTGTCGCCGATGCGCAGGCTGGCATGCATGATCTTGTCTTCCGAGCCGGGAGGCATCATGCCGGGTGGAGGTGGCTCTGGGCTTTCCTTCATCCGCATCAGCTGGGTGAGCTCGGCACCCAGCGCGCCCTGATAGAACGCGAGGGCTTCTTCGCAGCGGCCATTGAAAAACAGATAGGGCTGGATATGCATCATGATGTCTCCTGGTCTGAACGACGCCGGAGCCGGGCGGCTCCGCTTCCCGTTCTAGCCGATGACATGGCCCGTTGACGGGGCAGGCGACGAGCTGCACAGCCAGTGCACGATGCCGGTGCAACATTTCATTACCATTCATGCCTTAATGCACTGTGGCGGGGACGTGCATTCCATCGCATCATTGTTATGATGCTGGACTATTATGGGCGGCGCCTGTGGTGTGGCCACAGAAGACTCGCCCCTGTCGCTGGCCGGCGACACCATTTCCGGGAGGCTGCATGACCATCGTAAACAAACTCAGGATTTTCGCCGTCGTGACCTGCGGCATGCTCGGCATCGTGCTGCTGACGGTTTTTCTTGAGCTGGGCAAGGCGAAGGACGAACTGGAAACGGCAGGACGGCGTGACCTGTATACCCGCGAGCTGGTGGAGATCAAGGCCAGCGCCCTGTCGACCATCATGCTCGATCCGTCATTGCCGGAAACCGCAGCGGTCATGACGGATGCGGAAAAGACCATCGTCGACCGGCAGGGCAGGATCCTGGCGGCGATCAAGCGTCCGCAGGTGCGTGCCGAGTTGCAGAAGATCCTCGATGCCTGGCAGAAATACGACCAAGACAGCCAGGCGCTGATCCAGCTTGCCAAAACGGACGCGGCAGCGGCCAATGCCCGCCTCGTGCCGCTGTACAACGCGCAGTTCAAACCGCTCGGCGAAGCACTGAACGCATTTATCGCTGCACGTTCCGACGAAGCCAGGAAAGGCAGCGCGTCGGCCATGGCCGCGTTCGATCGCGCTTACATGATCACGGTCGCCCTGCTGGCGCTGGCGGCGGTGGTCATCGTCGGCTTCGTGCTGGTGCTGTCGTGGTCGCTGCAGCGCAATCTGCGGCACATGCTCGACAAGCTGAAGCCGCTGAAGGAAGGCCATTTGCATGAACGGCTGCCGATCGCATCCCGCGATGAACTCGCGCAGATTGCCACCGGCGTGAACGAGTTTGTCGGTGAAGTGCAGCAGATCGTGCGCCAGGTTCACGACGGCGCTGACGAACTGACCGCGGCCAGCAGCCAGCTGGCGTCGACGGCGCAGCAGGTGGCGCTGAGTTCCAGCTCGCAGGCGGACTCGGCATCGTCTGTCGCGGCGGCGGTCGAACAGCTGACGGTCAGTGTGGCCTCGATCGCCGATACCAGTGACGAGGTG from Microvirgula aerodenitrificans DSM 15089 encodes:
- a CDS encoding methyl-accepting chemotaxis protein, with translation MTIVNKLRIFAVVTCGMLGIVLLTVFLELGKAKDELETAGRRDLYTRELVEIKASALSTIMLDPSLPETAAVMTDAEKTIVDRQGRILAAIKRPQVRAELQKILDAWQKYDQDSQALIQLAKTDAAAANARLVPLYNAQFKPLGEALNAFIAARSDEARKGSASAMAAFDRAYMITVALLALAAVVIVGFVLVLSWSLQRNLRHMLDKLKPLKEGHLHERLPIASRDELAQIATGVNEFVGEVQQIVRQVHDGADELTAASSQLASTAQQVALSSSSQADSASSVAAAVEQLTVSVASIADTSDEVRVLTSTSLDNADKSGQSILLLQGEIDHVKASVESIASEIESFIGNTNAISNMTQQVREIADQTNLLALNAAIEAARAGEQGRGFAVVADEVRKLAERSALSAGEIASVTQVLNSQSEQVVKSISVGLGALETSRQCVQTVTASLEQASSSVRQVGVGVSQVASSVQEQKVASADIARYVESIAQMAEENSAASQESSTASARLETLSGTLKGAIRRFTV
- a CDS encoding VOC family protein, yielding MMHIQPYLFFNGRCEEALAFYQGALGAELTQLMRMKESPEPPPPGMMPPGSEDKIMHASLRIGDTTLMASDGNCQGQASFQGFSLSLTPADPAEAGRLFTALGDGGKVQMPLARTFFSPCFGMVEDRFGVSWMIYVAD